The nucleotide window TTATCCGCCCCGAACGCGTTGAAGTGCAACACCAGCACGGTACAGGCCCAGTAAACCGTGCCTGCCAGCAGCAGGCCAATCATCAAGGCTCGGGGAAAATCACGTTCCGGCTGCTTAAACTCGGATGCCAGGTGAGCGAACGCTTCCAGACCGACAAAACACCAGAACATTACCGAAAGTGCGGCGAACAGCTGGGAATGATCGACATCCGTGATAGCCGGGAAAGGGATCTCTGCCAGGGAGATATCGCCCGCCCACCAGATGGCGGCAATGAGTGCGACGATCAGCACCGCGACCAGCGTTTGCAGGTTGGCGCTGGAACTGGCTCCGCGTGAGCCGACCCACCAGACAATTGCCAGCGTGCCCAGTTCGGCCAGCAGCAGTTGTTCGTTATGCCAGCCGAAGAGTGCCTGCCCAAAGCCCGTCGCGATATGCAATGCCGCAGGCAGGCCGACCGGGATCACAGAAAGAAATAGCCAGCCGGTAACGCGTTCCAGACGCGGGCCAAATGCCATGCCGACAAAGTGTGCAACACCGCCTGCGCTGGGAAAATGTCGCCCGAGCACGGCAAAGACAATCGCTACCGGAAACACCAGCACAATCAGTACCGGCCATGCCCACAGGCTGTTATTTCCGGCCACCAGTGCCGCCAGCGCGGGTACTGCAAACACGCCCGTGCCTAACAAGGAGGTTGAGAGCAGGCCAATGCCCTGTGCCAGCCCCAACTCCTGCTTGAGTCCACTCATTTACATCGTCCTGCCACCATCAAAAGAGAAGCGATGGTAACACTTTCGCAAATTTTTTTTCGACTCCCCCTTGAAGGGGGAAAAAGCTATCCCCATCTCTCAGAGCACTAG belongs to Enterobacter cloacae and includes:
- a CDS encoding L-methionine/branched-chain amino acid transporter — protein: MSGLKQELGLAQGIGLLSTSLLGTGVFAVPALAALVAGNNSLWAWPVLIVLVFPVAIVFAVLGRHFPSAGGVAHFVGMAFGPRLERVTGWLFLSVIPVGLPAALHIATGFGQALFGWHNEQLLLAELGTLAIVWWVGSRGASSSANLQTLVAVLIVALIAAIWWAGDISLAEIPFPAITDVDHSQLFAALSVMFWCFVGLEAFAHLASEFKQPERDFPRALMIGLLLAGTVYWACTVLVLHFNAFGADKAAAASLPGIVVALFGVKALWVACVIGYLACFASLNIYIQSFARLVWSQAQYKPQSRLARLSKRQLPLNALNTVLGCCVLSTLCIYGLNINLDALIVYANGIFIMIYLLCMLAGCRLLKGRFKALAVIGGVLCLLLLAMVGWKSLYAIIMLTGLWLFLPKRSVV